A genome region from Schistocerca nitens isolate TAMUIC-IGC-003100 chromosome 4, iqSchNite1.1, whole genome shotgun sequence includes the following:
- the LOC126252681 gene encoding zinc finger protein 235-like, which translates to MVQRKTLCYPTVIVASMQEFSGGCAQQVVETAVGDDCNGFRCKICGKQYKWSQSLRRHQQLECGKEPQYSCGLCSYRSKQKAHLKRHLQLIHRAAVILNRRENYLSDLIIYVFSDFTIKQVQHELVMAVDVQRSGYRCDVCGKRYNWPESLRRHQKFECGKEPQYFCSLCPYRCKQKGNLKRHILSIHTSASFPSY; encoded by the exons atggtTCAGAGGAAAACTCTGTGTTACCCCACTGTTATTGTGGCATCAATGCAAG aatttagtGGTGGATGTGCACAGCAGGTTGTAGAAACAGCTGTTGGAGATGACTGTAATGGCTTCAGGTGTAAAATATGTGGCAAGCAGTACAAATGGTCTCAGAGTCTGAGAAGACATCAGCAGTTAGAATGTGGCAAGGAGCCACAGTATTCGTGTGGGTTGTGTTCATACCGCAGCAAGCAGAAGGCACATCTGAAAAGACATCTCCAGTTGATCCATCGAGCTGCAGTTATTTTAAACAGGAGAGAAAATTATTTAAGTGATTTAATAATTTA TGTATTTTCAGACTTCACTATAAAGCAAGTGCAACATGAACTGGTAATGGCAGTGGATGTGCAGCGCAGTGGCTACAGATGTGATGTATGTGGTAAGCGATATAACTGGCCAGAAAGTCTGAGGCGACATCAAAAGTTTGAATGTGGTAAGGAACCCCAATATTTCTGTTCACTGTGTCCATATCGATGCAAACAGAAAGGAAATTTGAAAAGACACATTTTAAGCATTCATACAAGTGCCAGCTTTCCTAGCTACTAG